In Leishmania mexicana MHOM/GT/2001/U1103 complete genome, chromosome 20, one genomic interval encodes:
- a CDS encoding endo-1,4-beta-xylanase z precursor-like protein, protein MSAIILTLAALATAPPSRTPATHLHSLSQATQPRQHQLLFQPREEGVAYSEDNNGTVHYRFYFPHASSVVVALVKVCLVNRDGGTVPVASIGVAVPMTKHQDGMWVGTMSAPVGLQCVVLMVDGNPVLTPYLSIGCLHGLQRANYIDVPPPNPNQCVYAVRPSVEHGIVAHNYLKSYTMDTIEEVLIYLPPSYHKASSATRHYPVLYLLHDDREYPVNCVQQGKVNVIADNLIADGKMTEMIIVMKSSASPGANGEFPPCDPAQLCEDLTEDIIPYVDNHYRTEADRDNRAIAGLYMGSIQVSRLCMTHHDLFAYAGMFSGFLSSNWNGFGTDSDHIEALRHDPSVFQAAMKVLFRCIGDDTTHRAAFEADDALLAELGVACERRIYVGSHSWEVWRQAAADFLPMLFKGPNFLPRH, encoded by the coding sequence ATGTCCGCCATCATCCTCACACTCGCTGCTCttgcgacggcgccgccctctcGCACCCCTGCAACGCATCTGCACAGCCTCAGCCAAGCCACTCAACCACGGCAGCATCAGCTCCTTTTTCAGccgcgcgaggagggggtggcatACAGTGAAGACAACAACGGCACCGTGCACTACCGTTTCTACTTTCCCCATGCCAGCTCTGTTGTTGTCGCTCTTGTGAAGGTTTGCCTGGTGAACCGCGATGGTGGCACTGTCCCTGTCGCCTCCATCGGGGTCGCCGTACCCATGACAAAGCACCAAGACGGAATGTGGGTCGGAACCATGTCCGCTCCTGTTGGGCTGCAGTGTGTCGTCCTCATGGTGGATGGCAACCCTGTGCTGACACCCTACCTCAGCATCGGGTGCCTGCATGGGCTCCAGCGGGCAAACTACATCGACGTCCCGCCACCGAACCCAAATCAATGTGTCTATGCCGTGCGGCCCTCTGTCGAGCACGGGATAGTGGCCCACAACTACTTGAAGTCCTACACAATGGACACAATCGAGGAGGTTCTTATCTACCTGCCGCCCTCGTATCACAAGGCGAGCAGCGCAACACGTCACTACCCCGTGCTGTACCTCTTGCACGACGACCGCGAGTACCCAGTGAACTGCGTACAGCAGGGTAAGGTGAACGTCATCGCCGACAACCTCATCGCCGACGGCAAGATGACGGAGATGATCATTGTAATGAAGAGTAGTGCGAGCCCAGGCGCCAATGGCGAGTTCCCTCCATGTGATCCGGCCCAGCTGTGCGAGGACCTGACGGAGGACATCATTCCGTATGTCGACAACCACTACCGCACCGAGGCAGATCGCGACAaccgcgccatcgccggtCTCTACATGGGCTCCATACAGGTCAGCAGACTCTGCATGACACACCACGATCTCTTCGCCTACGCCGGCATGTTCTCTGGCTTCCTGAGCAGCAACTGGAACGGCTTCGGTACGGACAGCGACCACATTGAAGCCCTCCGCCACGATCCCTCAGTCTTTCAGGCCGCTATGAAAGTGCTCTTCCGTTGCATTGGTGACGACACCACGCACCGCGCCGCGTTTGAGGCGGACGACGCTCTGCTGGCTGAGCTCGGCGTGGCGTGCGAGCGGCGCATCTACGTGGGCTCGCATAGCTGGGAGGTATGGCGCCAGGCCGCAGCCGATTTCCTCCCAATGCTATTCAAGGGCCCAAACTTTCTTCCTCGTCACTGA